A genomic stretch from Falco naumanni isolate bFalNau1 chromosome 4, bFalNau1.pat, whole genome shotgun sequence includes:
- the LOC121086660 gene encoding small integral membrane protein 10-like protein 2A, with product MAAVLSALAARLSQSAAARSYGVFCKGLTRTLLIFFDLAWKLRINFPYLYIVASMMLNVRLQVHIEIH from the exons ATGGCGGCGGTTCTGTCcgccctggctgccaggctcTCCCAGTCGGCCGCGGCCAGGTCCTACGGGGTGTTCTGCAAGGGGCTGACCAGGACCCTCCTCATCTTCTTCGACCTGGCCTGGAAGCTCCGCATCAACTTCCCCTACCTCTACATCGTCGCCTCCATGATGCTCAACGTGCGGCTGCAG GTCCATATTGAGATCCACTGA